In the Acyrthosiphon pisum isolate AL4f unplaced genomic scaffold, pea_aphid_22Mar2018_4r6ur Scaffold_2175;HRSCAF=2693, whole genome shotgun sequence genome, one interval contains:
- the LOC100568604 gene encoding uncharacterized protein LOC100568604 isoform X2 yields MEQSFENIVRNENGDMNNLSNLVTVQQKDLKVLVENSCHMKSDTNINIRSYFPLKDETQLDYVDTMILENAAFKNQLMNELSIIGGDDIRSKTYNAMKYIFSNKLATVITYAGMSKEKKALKNYQMHDIILDAVRSSCPQGTTNRDIIRHIMSWFKHAIDRYRNEYKRQV; encoded by the exons atggaGCAAAGTTTTGAGAATATAGTCAGAAAtg aaaatggtGACATGAACAACTTATCAAATCTTGTTACGGTTCAACAAAAAGATTTAAAGGTTTTGGTGGAAAATAGCTGCCACATGAAAA gtgatacaaatattaatattagatcaTACTTTCCGTTGAAAGATGAAACACAACTCGATTATGTAGATACAATGATACTAGAAAATGCAGCATTTAAAAACCAGTTG ATGAATGAACTGTCTATAATTGGAGGTGACGATATTCGTTCAAAAACATACAATGccatgaaatacatattttctaacAAATTGGCCACAGTAATAACATATGCAGGAATGAGCAAAGAGAAAAAGGCATTAAAAAACTATCAAATGCATGATATAATTCTAG atgCAGTAAGAAGCAGTTGTCCCCAAGGAACGACAAACAGAGACATAATCAGACATATAATGTCGTGGTTTAAGCATGCCATTGACAGGTATAGAAACGAGTATAAACGACAGGTCTGA
- the LOC100568604 gene encoding uncharacterized protein LOC100568604 isoform X1 translates to MEQSFENIVRNENGDMNNLSNLVTVQQKDLKVLVENSCHMKIKINQMLIVMKQMHDKLNRCLAPIISSSGDTNINIRSYFPLKDETQLDYVDTMILENAAFKNQLMNELSIIGGDDIRSKTYNAMKYIFSNKLATVITYAGMSKEKKALKNYQMHDIILDAVRSSCPQGTTNRDIIRHIMSWFKHAIDRYRNEYKRQV, encoded by the exons atggaGCAAAGTTTTGAGAATATAGTCAGAAAtg aaaatggtGACATGAACAACTTATCAAATCTTGTTACGGTTCAACAAAAAGATTTAAAGGTTTTGGTGGAAAATAGCTGCCACATGAAAATTAAGATCAATCAAATGCTTATTGTAATGAAACAAATGCACGACAAACTTAATCGATGTCTTGCTCCTATTATATCCTCATCAGgtgatacaaatattaatattagatcaTACTTTCCGTTGAAAGATGAAACACAACTCGATTATGTAGATACAATGATACTAGAAAATGCAGCATTTAAAAACCAGTTG ATGAATGAACTGTCTATAATTGGAGGTGACGATATTCGTTCAAAAACATACAATGccatgaaatacatattttctaacAAATTGGCCACAGTAATAACATATGCAGGAATGAGCAAAGAGAAAAAGGCATTAAAAAACTATCAAATGCATGATATAATTCTAG atgCAGTAAGAAGCAGTTGTCCCCAAGGAACGACAAACAGAGACATAATCAGACATATAATGTCGTGGTTTAAGCATGCCATTGACAGGTATAGAAACGAGTATAAACGACAGGTCTGA